Proteins encoded within one genomic window of Amycolatopsis nigrescens CSC17Ta-90:
- a CDS encoding alpha/beta fold hydrolase, with the protein MANIQLGDVLTWYDDHGDQDSEPVVLLHSAFVDSRMFAPALPRLGERFHVFTVDRRGHGRTPDVDGPITYELMAQDMIAFLEKVVEGPAHLVGHSDGAIVAMIVALRRPDLVRKLVLISGNFRYDGLVPGVLEGFADEVVLDVLGPRYGQVSPDGEAHFPVVVRKLLRMAAQEPTLTEGDLADISARTLVAAGDDDAVTLEHTIALYRAIPDSELAIVPGTSHLLVMEKPDEVYALVTDFLVNDPILTRQPIRRAP; encoded by the coding sequence GTGGCGAACATCCAACTCGGCGACGTCCTGACCTGGTACGACGACCACGGCGACCAAGACAGCGAACCGGTCGTGCTGCTGCACAGCGCCTTCGTGGATTCACGGATGTTCGCTCCCGCCCTGCCCAGACTTGGCGAGCGCTTCCACGTCTTCACCGTGGACCGGCGCGGGCACGGCCGGACGCCGGATGTCGACGGCCCGATCACCTACGAGCTGATGGCCCAGGACATGATCGCGTTCCTGGAAAAGGTGGTCGAGGGACCGGCGCACCTTGTCGGCCACAGCGACGGTGCCATCGTGGCGATGATCGTCGCGCTCCGCCGGCCCGATCTGGTGCGGAAACTCGTCCTGATCAGCGGCAACTTCCGCTACGACGGCCTGGTTCCCGGCGTGCTCGAAGGGTTCGCCGACGAGGTCGTGCTGGACGTCCTGGGCCCTCGCTACGGCCAGGTCTCCCCCGACGGTGAAGCCCACTTTCCCGTGGTGGTACGAAAACTGCTGCGGATGGCGGCGCAGGAGCCGACCCTGACCGAAGGCGACCTCGCCGACATCAGCGCCCGCACGCTCGTGGCAGCCGGCGACGACGACGCGGTGACCCTGGAACACACGATCGCGCTCTACCGCGCGATCCCCGACTCGGAACTGGCGATCGTGCCCGGCACCTCCCATCTCCTGGTGATGGAGAAACCGGACGAGGTCTACGCGCTCGTCACCGACTTCCTCGTCAACGACCCCATCCTCACCAGACAACCGATCCGCCGCGCCCCCTAA
- a CDS encoding DoxX family protein, with amino-acid sequence MDTATTDDPAEPSQAAAIRLAATLLVGGSLHFLTPKFFDSIIPPVLPGNPRAYTYLSGAVALSTGTGLCFPRTRRVSAGLAGVFFVAVMPAKVQMAADWWRSDSKSLPAKLGGIAQLFWQVPLVTEARKARRNAKGR; translated from the coding sequence ATGGACACAGCAACAACCGACGACCCGGCCGAGCCGAGTCAGGCGGCGGCGATCCGCCTTGCCGCCACCCTGCTCGTCGGCGGCAGCCTCCACTTCCTCACCCCGAAGTTCTTCGACAGCATCATTCCGCCGGTCCTGCCGGGCAACCCGCGGGCCTACACCTACCTTTCCGGAGCCGTCGCACTCAGCACCGGAACGGGCCTGTGCTTCCCCCGCACACGACGGGTTTCCGCCGGCCTGGCCGGGGTGTTCTTCGTCGCCGTGATGCCCGCCAAGGTGCAGATGGCCGCCGACTGGTGGCGCAGCGACAGCAAATCCTTACCCGCCAAGCTCGGCGGCATCGCCCAGCTGTTCTGGCAGGTCCCCCTCGTCACCGAAGCCCGCAAAGCCCGGCGCAACGCCAAAGGACGGTGA
- a CDS encoding TetR/AcrR family transcriptional regulator C-terminal domain-containing protein: protein MPISVGDAVRAALALLEADGLDKLTVRRVATELGVKAPALYWHFTNKRALLDHMADAIVAPVIAQLPAPGTPWLKWLEDAGFALRAALLSHRDGPRVALGADLRVARALGEFAERTVEVLHRAGFPLADATRAAGVLVHFILGRAVEEQTMPDRSDEVAVISTIPFPLMARGMRERHAAGTTAADNFRYALGILLAGLNATRPT from the coding sequence ATGCCGATCTCGGTCGGGGACGCTGTGCGGGCGGCGTTGGCTCTGCTGGAAGCCGACGGACTCGACAAGCTCACCGTTCGGCGCGTCGCGACCGAGCTCGGAGTCAAGGCGCCCGCGCTGTACTGGCACTTCACCAACAAGCGCGCGCTGCTGGACCACATGGCCGACGCCATCGTGGCTCCGGTCATCGCCCAGCTGCCGGCCCCCGGTACTCCCTGGCTGAAGTGGCTAGAGGACGCCGGGTTTGCGCTGCGCGCCGCGCTGCTCAGCCACCGCGACGGTCCGCGTGTCGCGCTTGGCGCCGACCTGAGGGTGGCCCGCGCACTCGGCGAATTCGCCGAACGCACAGTGGAGGTCTTACACCGGGCAGGATTCCCGCTCGCCGACGCCACCCGGGCCGCTGGCGTCCTGGTCCACTTCATCCTCGGCCGGGCCGTGGAGGAGCAGACCATGCCCGACCGTTCCGACGAAGTAGCCGTAATCTCGACGATCCCGTTCCCGCTGATGGCCCGTGGCATGCGGGAGCGGCACGCAGCCGGAACCACGGCGGCGGACAACTTCCGTTATGCGCTGGGCATTCTGCTCGCCGGCTTGAACGCGACTCGCCCCACTTGA
- a CDS encoding putative glycolipid-binding domain-containing protein gives MSYAVLPSVASWRHEGARAGFEVAFFAADDRGPRIEGTTTATEDGKSWIVNYEIQLDRSWLTRSARITGRSDDRTVVTVIEADGMGHWQVDGVAAPHLQGCLDLDLEASAMTNTFPVHRLRLPVDRAVAAPAAYVRAIGLAVDRLEQTYSRSGEGQYNYAAPEFNFACHLVYDQHGLILEYPGIATRVH, from the coding sequence ATGTCTTACGCCGTTCTGCCCTCGGTCGCTTCCTGGCGGCACGAGGGCGCTCGCGCAGGGTTCGAGGTCGCGTTCTTCGCCGCCGATGACCGCGGTCCACGGATCGAAGGCACCACCACGGCCACTGAGGACGGAAAGTCCTGGATCGTGAACTACGAGATCCAACTGGACAGGTCATGGCTGACCAGATCCGCGCGGATCACCGGACGCAGCGACGACCGCACCGTCGTCACCGTGATTGAGGCGGACGGCATGGGCCATTGGCAGGTCGACGGTGTTGCCGCGCCTCATCTGCAGGGATGCCTGGATCTTGATTTGGAGGCATCGGCGATGACCAACACCTTCCCCGTGCACCGGTTGCGCCTGCCCGTCGACCGTGCGGTGGCCGCGCCGGCTGCCTACGTCCGTGCGATCGGTCTGGCGGTGGACCGTTTGGAACAGACCTATTCACGTTCCGGCGAAGGGCAATACAACTACGCCGCACCCGAATTCAACTTCGCCTGCCACTTGGTCTACGACCAGCACGGCCTCATCCTCGAATACCCCGGCATCGCCACCCGTGTCCACTGA
- a CDS encoding FAD-dependent monooxygenase: MDADVIVVGAGPVGLLLAAELRLGGAHPVVVERLGEPAAQTKARGIGPLATEALRRRGLGPQLDEAHHGGARDFARDHGSTLGHFANIHKLIPDQQRRSTLIWQPELERVLTAHAELLGVPILRGHEVVELESDVDGVAVVAKAPQGERRLRAPYVVGCDGGRSTVRKLAGFHFPGTPPLLRTIAGRVRFAGDVPAAGRYATGTFMCGGSMAGVSELALAEEPRSPVTAGELADAIRRVTGADVGIEELHDDRRAGDQARQVDTYRRGRVLVLLAGDAAHVHSPSGGQGLNLGLLDAVNLGWKLAAFVCGDAPEALLDTYTRERHPAGEAVLRNTRAQSALLAPGPHVDALREIIEELLDIPAANRYFTELLSAVNLRYEFPYPAQDPVGQHCPDLELRDDEGKPSRLSDHTRSGRGLLLLTPQTRELARYATSQIEVVPVTNTDPLLLRPDAVVAWASSNHDSLKVALETWFGPPAFTSARSAHAPRHAASWTPWPAT, from the coding sequence GTGGACGCTGATGTGATCGTCGTCGGGGCCGGGCCGGTGGGGCTGCTCCTCGCCGCTGAGCTCCGCCTCGGCGGAGCCCACCCGGTCGTGGTGGAACGGCTGGGCGAACCCGCCGCGCAAACGAAGGCGCGCGGCATCGGCCCGCTGGCCACTGAAGCGCTGCGGCGGCGCGGGCTCGGCCCACAACTGGACGAGGCGCACCACGGTGGCGCGCGCGACTTCGCCCGCGACCACGGCAGCACGCTCGGTCACTTCGCCAACATCCACAAGCTCATCCCGGACCAGCAGCGGCGGAGCACGCTGATCTGGCAACCGGAATTGGAACGCGTGCTCACCGCGCACGCCGAGCTGCTCGGGGTGCCGATTCTGCGCGGACACGAGGTCGTCGAGCTCGAATCCGATGTGGACGGTGTGGCGGTCGTAGCGAAGGCACCGCAGGGCGAGCGAAGGCTGCGCGCGCCCTATGTGGTGGGCTGCGACGGCGGCCGCAGCACGGTCCGCAAACTCGCCGGATTCCACTTTCCGGGGACTCCGCCGCTGCTGCGGACGATCGCAGGGCGGGTGCGATTCGCCGGTGACGTCCCCGCCGCGGGGCGATACGCCACCGGCACGTTCATGTGCGGCGGCAGCATGGCCGGCGTCTCCGAGCTCGCGCTGGCCGAGGAACCGCGCAGCCCGGTGACCGCCGGCGAGCTGGCCGACGCGATTCGACGAGTCACCGGCGCCGACGTCGGCATCGAGGAGCTTCACGACGACCGCCGGGCCGGCGACCAGGCCCGCCAGGTCGACACCTACCGCCGCGGACGGGTACTGGTACTGCTCGCAGGCGATGCGGCACACGTGCACTCGCCCAGCGGCGGGCAGGGACTGAACCTCGGGCTGCTGGACGCGGTGAACCTCGGCTGGAAGCTGGCCGCTTTCGTGTGTGGCGACGCGCCCGAAGCTCTGCTCGACACCTACACCCGCGAACGGCATCCCGCGGGCGAAGCGGTGCTGCGCAACACCCGAGCCCAGTCCGCACTGCTGGCTCCCGGTCCCCACGTCGACGCGCTGAGGGAGATCATCGAGGAGCTGCTGGACATTCCGGCGGCGAACCGATACTTCACCGAGCTGTTGTCCGCCGTGAACCTCCGCTACGAGTTCCCCTACCCCGCACAAGACCCGGTCGGCCAGCACTGCCCTGACCTCGAACTCCGGGACGACGAGGGCAAACCGTCACGGCTGTCCGACCACACGCGGTCCGGCCGCGGACTGCTCCTGCTCACGCCGCAAACACGGGAGCTCGCGCGGTACGCGACCAGCCAGATCGAGGTCGTCCCGGTGACGAATACCGATCCGCTACTCCTCCGCCCCGACGCCGTCGTGGCCTGGGCATCGAGCAACCACGACTCGCTCAAGGTCGCCTTGGAAACCTGGTTCGGCCCACCCGCTTTCACCAGCGCAAGAAGCGCCCATGCCCCTCGGCACGCGGCATCCTGGACACCATGGCCCGCTACCTGA
- the xsc gene encoding sulfoacetaldehyde acetyltransferase gives MSQNQADVSRTVAQGPQKMTPSEAFVETLVANGVTDIFGIMGSAFMDAMDIFAPAGIRLVPVVHEQGAAHMADGYARVSGRHGVVIGQNGPGISNCVTAVAAAFWAHSPVVMVTPETGTMGMGLGGFQEANQLPMFQEFTKYQAHVNNPKRMAELTGRAFDRAMSEIGPTQLNIPRDYFYGEIEAEIPRPQRLDRGAGGARSLDEAAALLAEAEFPVIISGGGVVMADGVDECKALAERLGAPVVNSYLHNDSFPASHPQWCGPLGYQGSKAAMKLIAKADVVVALGSRLGPFGTLPQHGMDYWPKDAKIIQIDADHRMLGLVKKITVGICGDAKDAAAALTERLAGKTLACDATRDARAATTKAEKDAWEAELDEWTNETDPFSLDMIAEQEQEEGNWLHPREVLRELEKAMPEHVMVSTDIGNINSVANSYLRFEEPRSFFAPMSFGNCGYALPTIIGAKAAAMERPAIAYAGDGAWGMSMGEIMTAVRHDIPVTAVVFHNRQWGAEKKNQVDFYNRRFVAGELESESFAGIAKAMGADGVVVEKLEEVGPALRKAVEAQLNEGRTTVIEIMCTRELGDPFRRDALSKPVRFLEKYKDYV, from the coding sequence ATGAGTCAGAACCAGGCGGACGTCAGCCGCACTGTTGCGCAGGGCCCGCAGAAGATGACCCCGTCCGAGGCCTTCGTCGAGACGCTGGTCGCCAACGGCGTCACCGACATCTTCGGCATCATGGGCTCGGCCTTCATGGACGCGATGGACATCTTCGCCCCGGCTGGGATCCGCCTGGTACCCGTGGTGCACGAGCAGGGCGCGGCGCACATGGCCGACGGCTACGCCAGGGTGAGCGGCCGGCACGGCGTGGTGATCGGGCAGAACGGCCCTGGCATCAGCAACTGCGTCACCGCGGTGGCGGCGGCGTTCTGGGCGCACAGCCCGGTGGTCATGGTGACCCCCGAAACCGGCACCATGGGCATGGGCCTCGGCGGCTTCCAGGAGGCCAACCAGCTGCCGATGTTCCAGGAGTTCACCAAGTACCAGGCGCATGTGAACAACCCGAAGCGGATGGCCGAGCTCACCGGGCGCGCGTTCGACCGGGCGATGTCGGAGATCGGACCGACCCAGCTGAACATCCCGCGGGACTACTTCTACGGCGAGATCGAGGCGGAGATCCCGCGCCCGCAGCGGCTGGACCGCGGCGCCGGTGGCGCCAGGAGCCTGGACGAGGCTGCCGCGCTGCTCGCCGAGGCCGAGTTCCCGGTCATCATCTCCGGCGGCGGAGTGGTGATGGCCGACGGTGTGGACGAGTGCAAGGCCCTCGCCGAACGGCTGGGCGCCCCCGTGGTGAACAGCTACCTGCACAACGACTCCTTCCCAGCGAGCCACCCGCAGTGGTGCGGCCCGCTGGGCTACCAGGGTTCCAAGGCGGCGATGAAGCTGATCGCGAAGGCCGATGTCGTGGTGGCGCTCGGTTCCAGGCTCGGCCCGTTCGGCACGCTGCCGCAGCACGGCATGGACTACTGGCCCAAGGACGCCAAGATCATCCAGATCGACGCCGACCACCGGATGCTCGGGCTGGTCAAGAAGATCACCGTCGGCATCTGCGGTGACGCGAAGGACGCCGCCGCCGCGCTCACCGAGCGGCTGGCCGGCAAGACCCTCGCCTGCGACGCCACCCGCGACGCCCGTGCCGCGACCACGAAGGCGGAAAAGGACGCGTGGGAGGCCGAACTCGACGAGTGGACCAACGAGACCGACCCGTTCAGCCTGGACATGATCGCCGAGCAGGAGCAGGAGGAGGGCAACTGGCTGCACCCCCGTGAAGTGCTGCGCGAGCTGGAAAAGGCGATGCCGGAGCACGTCATGGTGTCCACCGATATCGGCAACATCAACTCGGTCGCCAACAGCTATCTCCGCTTCGAGGAGCCCCGGAGCTTCTTCGCCCCGATGAGCTTCGGCAACTGCGGCTACGCCCTGCCCACCATCATCGGCGCGAAGGCCGCCGCGATGGAGCGCCCGGCGATCGCCTACGCCGGCGACGGCGCGTGGGGCATGAGCATGGGCGAGATCATGACCGCCGTCCGGCACGACATCCCGGTCACCGCGGTGGTGTTCCACAACCGGCAGTGGGGTGCGGAGAAGAAGAACCAGGTCGACTTCTACAACCGCCGGTTCGTGGCGGGCGAGCTGGAGAGCGAGAGCTTCGCCGGAATCGCCAAGGCGATGGGCGCCGACGGCGTGGTGGTGGAGAAGCTGGAGGAGGTCGGCCCGGCGCTGCGCAAGGCCGTGGAGGCGCAGTTGAACGAAGGCCGCACCACGGTCATCGAGATCATGTGCACCCGCGAGCTCGGCGACCCGTTCCGCCGCGACGCCCTGTCCAAGCCGGTCCGCTTCCTCGAGAAGTACAAGGACTACGTGTAA
- a CDS encoding IclR family transcriptional regulator: protein MELIRETDPAGVNGDTPIMRLFSLLELIAAKDQLVSLQGLVEETGIPKPTLHRMLQQLEGAGLLIRQADGRHYGTGLRLRRLAENLLFNATHHGARHGVLRHLVDELGESCNITTLSSNEIVYLDRVETPEPLRFYLRPGSRVPVHCSASGKMILSQMSPAQRRKLLAHAPLKKYTPKTVTDLDALEDEFARIRRDGFAVDDEEFLPGLVCVAVLVPTENGRSNLCVAAQAPVMRLTPDKALALLPALQRAAEAIGRVEAEGSPDAAETASS, encoded by the coding sequence GTGGAGCTGATACGGGAGACCGACCCGGCCGGGGTGAACGGCGATACGCCGATAATGCGGCTGTTCTCCCTGCTGGAGCTGATCGCCGCGAAGGACCAGCTGGTGTCGCTGCAGGGGCTGGTCGAAGAGACCGGCATCCCGAAGCCGACGTTGCACCGCATGCTGCAACAGCTCGAAGGCGCCGGGCTGCTGATCCGCCAGGCGGACGGCAGGCACTACGGCACCGGGCTCCGGCTGCGCCGGCTGGCGGAAAACCTGCTGTTCAACGCCACCCACCACGGCGCGCGGCACGGGGTGCTGCGGCACCTGGTGGACGAGCTGGGGGAGAGCTGCAACATCACCACGCTCTCCAGCAACGAGATCGTCTACCTCGACCGCGTCGAGACGCCCGAACCGCTGCGGTTCTACCTGCGCCCCGGCTCGCGGGTGCCGGTGCACTGCTCGGCGAGCGGGAAGATGATCCTGTCGCAGATGAGCCCGGCCCAGCGGCGCAAGCTGCTGGCGCACGCGCCGTTGAAGAAGTACACGCCGAAGACCGTGACCGACCTCGACGCGCTGGAGGACGAGTTCGCCAGGATCCGCCGGGACGGGTTCGCGGTCGACGACGAGGAGTTCCTGCCCGGCCTGGTCTGCGTGGCCGTGCTGGTGCCGACCGAGAACGGCCGCTCGAACCTGTGCGTCGCCGCGCAGGCACCAGTGATGCGGCTGACGCCGGACAAGGCGCTCGCGCTGCTGCCCGCCCTGCAACGGGCCGCGGAGGCGATCGGCCGGGTGGAGGCCGAAGGCTCCCCGGACGCCGCCGAAACCGCTTCGTCCTGA